The genomic interval CGGATGAAGGCATGGAGTTGGTGGCCCGTGTGTTGGCGGGCAGTGAGTCCAATGCAGGCGATGCCACGATCAATGCGGAAGCGCTTCGTGCGGAGAAAGAGGATGACATCAAAGCGTTAGTCACGACAGTAAACGCTCACGCGCGCAGTCTTGTGCTGTTGGCACCGGAACTGGCCAGGCGTGGTCTTCGAGCCACCACGGAAAAGATTTCCGAAATCATGTCGGATCTCGAAGCCCGTTACCCGGGCGAAAGAGAACGCTCGCTCTTCGCCAGTTTGGAACTTTCACTCCGCCGTTTGCCGGCGGAATTGAGGGGAAAACTGGCACCGCTGGGAGTGTTTCATGGCGGCGGCTTCGCTCAGGGCTGTGGTATCGTGGCTGAGTGGGACATTGATAACGACGAGGAGTTGTTGATCGGACGATCCCTTCAATCTGTCGGTCTTGTGGAATTCGTCCCGTTGTCCGTTGCGTATCTTCGGTTCGAACCCGCTCTCGCGCCGGCGTTGCTGCGTGAATTGCGAGATCAGGGAACCGGCGCCGAGGCCGCTGCTCGCACACGATGGGCGATTGCCTATCGCTCACTGGCTCGGTTTCTTTACAAGCAACAATTCAAGGACGCCCATCTTGCTGCCCAGCTCACGTTGCTAGAACTACCCAATTTGCTCGCGGCCCTGCACGCGTGGTTCGCAGTGATGGAAGCGACTGCTTGCGGTACCCTGTCATCCATCAATTTGCCTGACGCTACCCCTGAGTCGGTCATTGAATTCACGACGGATCTCGAAAGCCTGCTGGCCAACCTCGGACGTCGCGAGGCACTCGTCGATGCTGCAGCGATCCGAACTCGCGCTGCCGATGCACTCGCTGCCCAGCCCGATCGAGGCCTTACCCACGAAGCCTGCCTTGCAGCACAAGCAAGCATCGAACGATGGCTGGAAAGCGGTCGTTTCACCGAGGCGGTCAACGCAGCGCGCGAGCTTGTTGAGTTATTCGAGGTCACCCCCCAAGACGCCTTTCCCCTACTCGCCGGTGATCACGCGGTGACGCTCGTGACGCTCGGTCGAGCGTTGCGGATGTCGGGAGACGCCGTCGCTGCGTTAGACGCACTCACCGACGCCCGCAGTCGTTTCGAGGCACTCGCTACTTCCATGGACGATCCTGATCATCGACGAACATCTGCGAAAATGGCGTCCGGATGCCTGACTGAGGAAGGGGACTGCCTACGCGATCTCGGACAGTTAGATGCTGCTGCAGAAAAATACGAAGAGGCAACCAGCCTCGACGAGGAGCGTGGTGATGTGCGTGACGTCGCAGCAGGCAAGTTTCAGCTTGGCACCGTACGAATGCTTCAAGGCAACTATACCGACGCTCTGACCGCCTTTGGAGAAGCCCGCGAAACGTTCGAGCGTCTCGGCGAACCAAGGTCCGTCGCCGCCGCATGGCACCAGATTGGCAGGGTTCATCAAGGAGTCGGACAACTGGAGGAAGCCGAATCCGCTTACGTACGTTCCCTTTCCATGGAGGTTCAAGCGGGGAACACGCCTGGTGAAGCTACCAGCCGAAGTCAACTCGGTAGTCTTTACAATCGGATGCAAGGCCGTCAGGAAGATGCGGTTACCTTCTTTCTTCAGGCAGCCGAAATCTTCGCCGAACCCGAGGCCGTGGATCCGTTAAACGAAAGTAAAGCTCGGAGCAACGCAGCGGGCACACTTGTCGATCTTGGACGCTACGACGAGGCTCGTGAGCAGGTCCTACGTGCACTTGAGTGCAAGGCATCTTTTGGTCCCAACGCGAAGCCATGGATCACTTGGATGATTCTCCACAGTCTTGAAATCGCCGTCGGAGATCGGCTCGCCGCTGCGCTTGCTCGCGCCAAAGCCATTGCGACGTACGCGGATGCTCGCCGCAGAGATTGGCAAGTAACCGTAGGCGCTGGGGCGCAACTGTGTGGCCTCGTCCGCACAATTCTCGCGGCCAAAGACCCGGCGACGCCACCGGGCGCCATCCCCGATGAGCTTCATGAAAATCTTCCGCAGTTTGAAACGCAACTGCGAGAACAGCTCACTGGCTTTATCCGCGACGAGAACACACAACCGTACCTACGCGCACTCGCCCCGCCCCTGCTGGCCATTCTCGACGGCTCTCGCGACCCCACACTCGCCGACGATCCCGCGTTGGACTACGACGATGCCGCTGAACTTATTTTGTTGCTGGAACAGCTTTGACCTGCATGACGTAAGCGTCATGATGACGGGGCGTCGATTCGAGTGCGGCGGGGGAATTCTGGCGAATCCCATTACCCAGAGACCGGTAGACGGCAGGAACGAAGGCCAAAGCGAGCAGCGTGGCGCCGCTGACGCCGCCGGCGATGGCGAATGCGAGGGGCGGCCAGAATTGGCCTCCGTCGATGATCAGTGGTGTGAATCCGGCGATCGTGGTCAACGTCGTGGCGATCACGTGACGAGTGCAATCGGTGATGGTGTCGATCACCGTTGACAACGTCATGACTTGTTCGCTGGAACGTTGTTGCAATGCCGCCAGTACGACGATCGAATCGTTGATCGCAACGCCGATCAGTCCCATGATGCCGATGATCGCCATGAAGCCGAATGGGTATCCGCCGATCCATAACGCCAACATCCCCAATCCTCCACTGCACGCGGCGACGACCAGGATCATTCCGGCCAGGCGAAATGAGCCGAAGGAAAGCACCAACACCGCGACCATCATCACGGCCAACACGCCGACGTTCGCCATCAAATTGCCAACCGCGTCGTTCCGCTGAGAAGCTTCCCCGCCGTACTCCATCGTGTAACCGTTCGGCAATTCAAATCCACGCTGCTCCAGTCTTCGCTCAAACTCCGCCAGCGATACCGACGGCAAAGTGCCCGCGGTGATGAAACCGGAGATCAGATTCATTCGTCGACGATTCAAACGAGGGATCACCGCAATCTCGCTTTGCAAACTCACATCGGCAACGCTTTCGATCGGCAGTTGCCGACCAGCGGCCTGGAGTTGCAGCGAATGGATCGCCTGGACTTTGGATCGCCGCTGGTTGCCCACCCGGACGACGACGGGGATCTGCTCCGTGTCCTCCAAAATGCTGCCCGCGCGAACGCCTTCCAACAGATCGTATAGCTGGCTCGACACATCGGACGGTTGCAATCCCGCCAACCGCGCATCGGCTTCACGCACGTCGAACGTGATCGTCGGCAGGGTCTCATTCAGCGGTGATTTGGTGTGAATGACATCGGGTGCCGATGCGAGCGCCAGTCGGACTTCGTCGCCTATCTCGGCCAATCGATCCAAGTCAGGACCGAACAAACGGATCTCGATCGGCGCGTCGAACGGTGGGCCTTGTTCGAGTTGCCGAAACAGCACTCGCCCATCCGAAACCAACTCATCGGCTCGTTTCTGCAGAGTACGAAGTGTTTCACCGATGCCTTCGGCTGACTTCATTTGCACGATTGCGTTGGCAAAGCTGGGCACGCCTCGGCGGTTGTTGATCACGTTGTAATAGAACATCGGCGCGCTCTCGCCGAAGTACCAACTGATCTTCACCGCACCGGCGTCCGAGACCATTTGAGAAATTCGCTCAGCCGTTTCCGCCGTGGCTGTGATCGATGCATCGACGGGCAGTTCCAACTGAATGTGAAACTGATTGCGGTCCGCCGGCGGAAAGAACTGCTCAGGCAACTGAGATGCGACAGCGAATCCCATCACGGGCAAGACCAAACCCAGCACGATGGCTCGGTAGGGTTTGACCAACAACCACTGCAAAGTCGACTTGTAGACGCGAGTCATCCGTCGGCTGGAAACGCCAGATTGCCAAATTCGCTGCAGAGCACCCTTGCGTTGTCGCGTGAATTCGTCGTCCGGCAGCGGAGTGAACCTGGCCGCCACCACCGGGATGATGGTCAGCGCGAAGAACAGGGATGCACTGATCGCCAAGATCACACTGACACTGATCGAACCGACAAACTCGCCTGCGTTGCCCGGCATCATCGCGATCGGGGCGAACGCGAGCGCCGTGGTCGCGGTCGATCCGGCCAGCGGCAGTGCGAGGTGGTTTACCATGTCACGAACGGCATCGATCCGTGACTTGCCCTTGCGGATCCCCACCGTGACTTCGTCGACCGCTACGATGGCGTTGTCGATCAATAGCCCCATCGCGATGATCATCCCGGTCACCGACATCTGATGAATGGGAATCTCCAAAACACGCAAACCGAACAACACGGTGAGCGCCGAGAGCGGCAACGAAAGAGCCACCACGATTGCATTTCGCCAGCCCATCAACAACAGCACGACGAACACGACCGCGGTCGCCCCGAGAACCAAGTTCACGGCCAACGAGGACAAACGTTGCTCGACATAGTGACTTTGGTCCAGCGGAATGTCGAGCGTGACACCGGCGGGCAACTGTGCGGCAAAGTCGTCGAGCGTCTCTTGAACCTTGGGTCGCCAAAGATCAATCCGTTCGCCCGGTCGTACCAACACGCCAAGGCTGACCGCGGGCATTGAGTCCACGATCGCCATGCGTGGCAGCGGATCGGGAGTCCCCCTGCGAACGGTCGCGACGTCGCTGAGACGAACCATCTCGCCATCGCGTCCTGATCGAATCAAAGTTTCACCGATCCGATCGGCCATCAAAAATTGGTTTGCCAATTCGATCACGACGTCGTTGTCACCCGCATGCAATAGACCCGCGGAGTTCTTTGCGTCGGACGCGTTCATCGCTCGTGCCACATCGGCTGCCGAGAGTGCCAAGCGGGCGGCTTGATCGGGATCCAGCTCGACCGTGATTTCTTCGCCCGGATCGGCGAACCGATCGACGATTTCAGTGCCAGGAATCGCTCTCAAGTCGTCTTCGAGTTGTTTGGCCAGACGTCTCAGGATCGTCCAGTTGGGCGGCGTCCCATCTTGCCAACAGATTGCGGTGATCAGGGCATAAGCACGAACATCGATTTCGTCGAACACCGGCCGGGCAGCTTCCGGGGGCAGGTCGGCGATCGCATCGTTGATTTTGGCACGAACATCACTCCACACTTCATCCGTCTCCATCACCTCCTCGCGAAGCTCGATGCTGATCGTGCTGATTCCTGGCCGGCTGTCGCTGGTGATCTTTTTGATCTGCTCGACTTCCTGCAGCCGTTCTTCCAGCGGCTCGGTGACCAGCACCTCGATTCGTTGTGCATCGGCACCCGGCATCCGCGTGGCAACCAGCCCGGCACGTTGTCCGATCACCGGGTCTTCCATTCGTGGCAGCAGGGAGAGCGACGTCAAACCACTGACGGCGACCATCCCCAAAACCAAGAACATGGCGCGCGTGTTTCGATAGAACAGCGTCGACCAATCACCCATTGCGGCGTGGGAGGCTTGCTCACTCATCGCGAAGTCTCACCGGCGAAGTGGCAATGGATTCTGCCGGCTGAACCAACATTCCGGCAGTGAGCCGATGGAGTCCATCGGAGATCACACGATCATCCGCTCGCAGCATGCCTTGAACGAGCGCGAACGTGCCGTCCGTCTTCAGGACTTCTACAGCCCGTTTCTCGCAGACACCGCTACCATCGTCGCCGGGGATGACCAACGTCGCCCAGAGTCCTCGGGTGCCACGAGAGAGGGCCGACACCGGCAACCAAAATTTGTCGTCACTGGTTTGCGCTAAAACCATGTTGGGAATCTCAAGGTGTGCTGTTGTGCCCGCAATCCATCCTTGGCTTGTCAGTGTTTCGTAAACACGGTCCGATTGGTTTTCCTCCCGGGAGACGTCATCATCGGCGGATGCCTCAGCATCGGATGCCCATTCCTCGGATGCCCATTCGTCGGATGCTTGACGAAACCGAACGAAGACCGTTCGTGTCCGCGTTTCTCGGTCGACCGATGGCGACATGCGATCCACCCAGGCGGCCCGTTGCACTTGTCCGACTCGAACGGTCACAACATCGTCGGGACGCAGCTTGTTGGCGATCTCGGGCGGCACCCCGAATTGGGCTTCGATCTCAAGACTGACCAAGCTCAGTACGGGGGTATTCGCACTGACAACGGTTCCCTCGTCGACCCTGCGTGATTGGATGGTGCCTCGGTAGGGAGCAACGATCTGTGAATCGCCTCGTTGCGCTGAGATCTCAGCCAATCCCGCACGAACCGCATCGACGGTGGCACGCTGGGCATCGATTCGTTCTTTCCGAGTTCCTTCGTCGAGCTGTTCCAGGTTGGCTTGGGCGGCGATCAAACCATGCTCATCCGCCTGGAGCCCAAAGACCGCCGCGTCCAGTTCGCTGCGACTGGTCGCTTGTCGGGCGGCCAATTGTTTTTGGCGATCCGCCTCGACCTTTGACAATTGGACCCGCGAAGTCAACTCGTCGACCCTGGCTCGTGCCACAGCGAGATCTTGCTTCCGTGGGCCGTTGATGTACTCCGTCAACAAGGACTCTGCGGCAGCGAGCTCCGCCCGGATCCTCGCTTCGGCGGCGTTCAAATTCTCCTGATCCAGTTCCGCCAACGCTTGCCCTGCACTGACCACATCGCCTTCATCGCAGTCGATCATGACCAAGCGGCCGCCCCGCTCAAAACTCAGTTCGCTTTCGCGGCGCGCGATCAACAGCCCAGCGTAGGACTGCCCCAGAACTGGCGGATCGAGTTGGCCTGCCCGCACGATGGAGACCGCCAGCGGTGGCGCATTGACACGTGCCGAGTTCGAATCGGTGATTGCATCTCCGTCATCGGAACCGGCTTGGTAAATCGCGTAGCCCACCGCGATCATCAGACCGACCGTCAGCAAACCGGTAGCGGCCATGCCGCGTCGCCAAGTGATCGTCCGTGATCGTTGATGGGCAGGCGCCGAATGTGCAGTACTCATTGCGAGCCTCCGGCTGGACGCTTTGACGGGGTAGTGACCGACTCATCGATTGGCTGAGCATCGAGAGCCAGTGTTACATTACGTTTCAGGCTAGCGCGGACGTTACGCACCAATTTTCGATCCGCCTGGGCATCGTAGAGCGGTTGCCATTGGTAGCCGTCCATCAATGCATGACAGTTGCGTCGGATCGCCGCGTACGTGTCGCGGATGCCGATCTGATCCAACCCTGGGCTGGTGGCGTCGATGATCATCCCACCGTAGGTGAGCGACCAGAGGCCGAACACGACATCTTCGATGCCACGTTCTCGCGGCAGCACCAAATCGCCCGACTCCAGGGCTTCACGTCCGACTTGAGAAACCATTGCCATGCAACGTTGTTCGCAAGTCGCCATCATCTGCTTGCGTTGATCGGACGCCTTTTCCCAAACGGCGACGTGACGGACCATGCAGTCGATGTCAAAAAGGTCACCGAAGCGAACCCGGAAATCTTCACAGGCCACGCCGATCGCTGCGATCTTTTGTCGAGCATTGGGCTGCCGCTCGATGGCGACTTCAAAGAGCCGCAATCGCTTCTCGTTGGCCTTGATTGCCAAAGCCAACAGGATTTCTTCTTTGCAGGAAAAGTGGTTGTAGATGGTGCCCTTGGCATAAGCCATTTCTTTTGCGATCGCGTCCATACTCAGTCCGGCGAGCCCCTCTTGCGCCACCATCGGGCGAGCCAACTCCAGAATGCGCGCCTCCCGTGACTGGATCTCGGCTTGTTTGGGGGTGAGCGTCGACATGAAGCGGGAGAGTGGCCGGCAAAAGGAACAGAAATTGACATGACGTCAAAATTGACGTTATGTCAATTATGACGCCGCGTCAAGTCTTATTCCCTGGACTTACCTCGTACGCCTCGTAGCCGAAGGAGATTGCTGACTGAGTGAGCCGCAGGGGGCTAGTGCGCTGTTGATTTAGTGAGCCGTGACGGGTAAGCGGCCGGGCCTACCGCATTGCCCGGTGCCTTACGGCCCACGGCTCACCTTTGGGTTCCTGGTTTCGATTACCTCAGCAGTCTCCGCAGCAGGGGGAGGTCGGATCGAGCGAAGCAAGATCCGGGAGGGGGCCTACGCTGGACTGTTCAAAGTTTGGGGTTGCCATGTTTTTTCAGTCCATGTTTTCGTTCCATGCATCGCAATCAAAGTGAGCCTCAGGCGCTAGCCGTGGGCCGGCACCACAATCCGCCTCAGGCCCACGGCTAGCGCCTGAGGCTCACTGGGGCCACCAGCTGCGCCGGCAGTAGGGACATAAACTTGCGCAAACCCAAAAAGACACAACACCAAACTTTGAGCAGTCCAGCAATAGGCTGCCCCAGATCGACTGATCGTTTTACGCTCGATCTGTCTGATTCTCGATCTTTTGGGTCCTGAGATTCAAACTCGCGTATAGCGGTTTTGCGTGCGAATACCTGCCACGGTCTGAGTGGTCCACGGTTTGCCATGGTCAGTGGAATCAAGTTCCAACTCGAATAAAAAAAGGACCCAATCATGGACTCAGCACGACAGCTCCTTCACCTGTTTCTCATTACTTCGGCGTTGGCGGTGGGTGTTTTGATTGCTGGCTGCGACAATAAAGAAACGCTGTTGGATGTGGACACTCCCAACGGAGGCGTGTCTGTCGAGCAGGATCGTGATGATGGCAGCATCACGGTTGATGTTGACGAATGAAACGGAGTGCAACAACTATCTGTCAATTTTGCAATCCAGGTTGCTTCGTTTCCTTGATGACTTGACGAACGACGTTCACCAAATCCATGGCGTCACCCCCGGCCGACTTTCGTTGGCGGTCGGCGCCCGTACCTTGTTCGACGCATTCA from Stieleria varia carries:
- a CDS encoding efflux RND transporter permease subunit, with the protein product MSEQASHAAMGDWSTLFYRNTRAMFLVLGMVAVSGLTSLSLLPRMEDPVIGQRAGLVATRMPGADAQRIEVLVTEPLEERLQEVEQIKKITSDSRPGISTISIELREEVMETDEVWSDVRAKINDAIADLPPEAARPVFDEIDVRAYALITAICWQDGTPPNWTILRRLAKQLEDDLRAIPGTEIVDRFADPGEEITVELDPDQAARLALSAADVARAMNASDAKNSAGLLHAGDNDVVIELANQFLMADRIGETLIRSGRDGEMVRLSDVATVRRGTPDPLPRMAIVDSMPAVSLGVLVRPGERIDLWRPKVQETLDDFAAQLPAGVTLDIPLDQSHYVEQRLSSLAVNLVLGATAVVFVVLLLMGWRNAIVVALSLPLSALTVLFGLRVLEIPIHQMSVTGMIIAMGLLIDNAIVAVDEVTVGIRKGKSRIDAVRDMVNHLALPLAGSTATTALAFAPIAMMPGNAGEFVGSISVSVILAISASLFFALTIIPVVAARFTPLPDDEFTRQRKGALQRIWQSGVSSRRMTRVYKSTLQWLLVKPYRAIVLGLVLPVMGFAVASQLPEQFFPPADRNQFHIQLELPVDASITATAETAERISQMVSDAGAVKISWYFGESAPMFYYNVINNRRGVPSFANAIVQMKSAEGIGETLRTLQKRADELVSDGRVLFRQLEQGPPFDAPIEIRLFGPDLDRLAEIGDEVRLALASAPDVIHTKSPLNETLPTITFDVREADARLAGLQPSDVSSQLYDLLEGVRAGSILEDTEQIPVVVRVGNQRRSKVQAIHSLQLQAAGRQLPIESVADVSLQSEIAVIPRLNRRRMNLISGFITAGTLPSVSLAEFERRLEQRGFELPNGYTMEYGGEASQRNDAVGNLMANVGVLAVMMVAVLVLSFGSFRLAGMILVVAACSGGLGMLALWIGGYPFGFMAIIGIMGLIGVAINDSIVVLAALQQRSSEQVMTLSTVIDTITDCTRHVIATTLTTIAGFTPLIIDGGQFWPPLAFAIAGGVSGATLLALAFVPAVYRSLGNGIRQNSPAALESTPRHHDAYVMQVKAVPATK
- a CDS encoding efflux RND transporter periplasmic adaptor subunit, giving the protein MSTAHSAPAHQRSRTITWRRGMAATGLLTVGLMIAVGYAIYQAGSDDGDAITDSNSARVNAPPLAVSIVRAGQLDPPVLGQSYAGLLIARRESELSFERGGRLVMIDCDEGDVVSAGQALAELDQENLNAAEARIRAELAAAESLLTEYINGPRKQDLAVARARVDELTSRVQLSKVEADRQKQLAARQATSRSELDAAVFGLQADEHGLIAAQANLEQLDEGTRKERIDAQRATVDAVRAGLAEISAQRGDSQIVAPYRGTIQSRRVDEGTVVSANTPVLSLVSLEIEAQFGVPPEIANKLRPDDVVTVRVGQVQRAAWVDRMSPSVDRETRTRTVFVRFRQASDEWASEEWASDAEASADDDVSREENQSDRVYETLTSQGWIAGTTAHLEIPNMVLAQTSDDKFWLPVSALSRGTRGLWATLVIPGDDGSGVCEKRAVEVLKTDGTFALVQGMLRADDRVISDGLHRLTAGMLVQPAESIATSPVRLRDE
- a CDS encoding TetR/AcrR family transcriptional regulator, coding for MSTLTPKQAEIQSREARILELARPMVAQEGLAGLSMDAIAKEMAYAKGTIYNHFSCKEEILLALAIKANEKRLRLFEVAIERQPNARQKIAAIGVACEDFRVRFGDLFDIDCMVRHVAVWEKASDQRKQMMATCEQRCMAMVSQVGREALESGDLVLPRERGIEDVVFGLWSLTYGGMIIDATSPGLDQIGIRDTYAAIRRNCHALMDGYQWQPLYDAQADRKLVRNVRASLKRNVTLALDAQPIDESVTTPSKRPAGGSQ